One window of Catonella massiliensis genomic DNA carries:
- a CDS encoding amino acid permease, producing MDSKSTSELKSTNKSTHKLGFFGFFAITASMVMTVYEYPSFATSGFQLVFFLIIGGILWFLPVALCSAEMATVEGWESGGIYSWVGNTLGPRWGFSALFFQWFQITVGFVTMAFFILAALAYVFKIDALYENPLVMFFGVAIIVWVLTFTQLGGTKYTERISKIGFLGGIVLPVIILLIGLVVYFATGGVSQIKMNAGTLIPDFTDVDTLVIFASFILGYMGVEASASHVNELKNPTKTYPSVMIVLTILTIILDALGGLAIATTLPSKTLNGNLSYGVIEAFESIFINHLGPQFRWLVLIVAILLALGVLAEISSWIVGPSRALLEAANDKIIPPSFAKTNSRGVSVKTIIVQSVIVTIWDAILCGSIALAGGSDSSVGYMTAIGLTVVIYLVGYVLFFLGYFVLILKKDNLKREFHVPGGRTFKLIVAGVGLFMTIATLIISFFPSSKLTSADNRVYQIVLIICFIISVMIPTFIYSHKSKWAS from the coding sequence ATGGATAGCAAATCGACCTCGGAATTAAAATCCACTAACAAATCCACGCACAAATTAGGATTTTTTGGATTCTTTGCCATAACAGCTTCCATGGTTATGACGGTATACGAATATCCATCTTTTGCTACCTCTGGATTTCAGCTGGTATTTTTCTTAATTATAGGCGGTATCCTTTGGTTCTTACCTGTTGCACTCTGCTCTGCTGAAATGGCTACAGTTGAAGGCTGGGAGTCAGGCGGTATTTATTCTTGGGTTGGAAATACACTCGGTCCCCGTTGGGGCTTTTCGGCATTGTTTTTCCAATGGTTTCAGATAACAGTAGGATTTGTAACCATGGCATTTTTTATACTAGCTGCTCTTGCGTATGTATTTAAGATTGATGCACTCTATGAGAATCCTTTGGTGATGTTCTTTGGTGTAGCAATCATTGTGTGGGTGCTTACATTCACACAGTTAGGAGGAACAAAGTACACTGAGCGTATTTCAAAAATCGGTTTTTTGGGAGGTATTGTTCTTCCTGTTATCATACTTCTGATAGGATTAGTTGTATATTTTGCCACAGGAGGCGTTTCACAAATTAAGATGAATGCCGGAACACTTATTCCTGATTTTACTGATGTAGATACTTTGGTGATTTTTGCTTCATTTATTCTTGGCTATATGGGTGTAGAGGCATCTGCTTCTCACGTTAACGAGTTAAAGAACCCAACTAAAACATATCCTTCCGTTATGATTGTATTAACTATACTCACAATCATTCTCGATGCACTTGGTGGACTGGCTATAGCTACAACTCTTCCTTCCAAAACATTAAACGGTAATCTTTCGTATGGCGTTATAGAGGCATTTGAATCAATCTTTATAAACCACTTAGGTCCACAGTTTCGCTGGCTGGTTTTGATTGTTGCTATACTGTTAGCACTTGGTGTATTGGCTGAAATATCCTCTTGGATAGTCGGACCATCGAGAGCTCTTTTGGAGGCAGCCAATGACAAAATTATCCCACCATCATTTGCAAAAACAAATAGCCGTGGCGTGTCTGTAAAGACCATCATTGTTCAGTCTGTTATTGTCACAATCTGGGATGCTATTTTGTGCGGTTCCATAGCACTTGCAGGTGGCTCAGATTCCTCTGTAGGTTACATGACTGCCATAGGACTTACTGTTGTCATTTATCTTGTAGGGTACGTCCTCTTTTTCCTCGGGTATTTCGTTTTAATTCTGAAAAAGGACAACTTAAAGCGTGAGTTCCATGTACCCGGAGGACGGACATTTAAGCTGATTGTTGCAGGTGTCGGACTGTTTATGACAATTGCAACTCTCATTATTTCATTTTTCCCATCGTCAAAACTCACTTCTGCGGATAACAGAGTATATCAAATTGTGCTCATCATATGCTTTATCATATCCGTGATGATACCTACTTTTATTTATTCACATAAGAGCAAATGGGCATCATAA
- a CDS encoding DUF2262 domain-containing protein yields the protein MGDKIIIGNKEFVLDEIGYYIGKMNVWEKETDVFLEIKANEKDVDDIVFEKINWLNKNKSKIIDTFMEENDYFIENINDMIKSGDFTADREITEKDFIESLFVNNVTIYVKGRETDFMLDLDADPDYLMGHLACMEIDSAYGVECGGMNG from the coding sequence ATGGGGGATAAAATAATTATCGGTAACAAAGAGTTTGTTTTAGATGAGATTGGGTATTATATTGGCAAGATGAATGTATGGGAAAAAGAAACAGATGTTTTTCTGGAGATAAAAGCTAATGAGAAAGATGTAGACGATATCGTTTTTGAAAAAATTAACTGGCTAAATAAAAACAAAAGTAAGATAATAGATACATTTATGGAAGAAAATGACTATTTTATAGAAAATATTAATGATATGATTAAAAGTGGTGATTTTACCGCAGACAGAGAGATTACAGAGAAAGACTTTATCGAATCGCTTTTTGTAAATAATGTCACAATTTATGTAAAAGGAAGAGAAACAGATTTTATGCTGGATTTAGATGCTGACCCGGATTATTTAATGGGACATTTGGCCTGTATGGAGATAGATAGTGCATATGGAGTTGAATGTGGGGGAATGAACGGATAA
- a CDS encoding uracil-DNA glycosylase family protein yields MNDKKFDKIIKKLKEDSRNKSYTDRGIPPIFQVSPKAQILIIGQAPGKKVEESLIPFNDKSGEKLVQWMGIDRDTFYSEKIAILPMDFYYPGKGKTGDLPPRSFIAKEYHKDILDLMPDLKLTILIGSYSMKYYLGKGMKENLTETVRSYKEYLPKYFPIVHPSPLNFRWQKANPWFEGEVVPVLRDKVHKILADR; encoded by the coding sequence ATGAATGACAAAAAATTCGATAAAATTATAAAAAAGCTAAAAGAAGATTCAAGGAATAAAAGCTATACAGATAGGGGGATACCGCCTATTTTTCAGGTAAGCCCCAAAGCACAAATCCTTATTATAGGACAGGCACCCGGTAAGAAGGTAGAGGAGAGCCTTATCCCTTTTAACGACAAGTCAGGTGAAAAACTAGTGCAGTGGATGGGCATTGACAGAGATACCTTTTATTCAGAGAAAATCGCAATCCTGCCTATGGACTTTTACTATCCGGGAAAAGGAAAGACGGGAGATTTGCCACCAAGAAGCTTTATAGCTAAGGAATATCATAAGGACATACTTGACCTAATGCCGGATTTAAAGCTTACCATTCTAATCGGTTCATACTCAATGAAGTATTATCTTGGCAAAGGTATGAAGGAGAACCTTACAGAGACAGTGAGAAGCTATAAGGAATACCTTCCTAAGTATTTCCCAATAGTCCATCCAAGTCCGCTAAACTTCCGCTGGCAGAAAGCAAACCCTTGGTTTGAGGGAGAGGTCGTGCCGGTTCTTAGGGATAAGGTTCATAAAATACTTGCTGATAGATAA
- a CDS encoding sugar ABC transporter substrate-binding protein, producing MKKKFLRTTGIAVLSAMVLCACGSGKTTSSVKSTSTAKETSAQASSAKASSAKSQSTSNTSNSNSEPLNVMVPEWAVPSDSLLKEFTDSTGITVNINKVDWDAIRDKISIAASGGEASADVVEVDWSWVGEFGAADWLEPLEVDDALKADMPTISTFSLGDKVLAMPYSNDYRIAYYNTKQFEKAGIKSAPKTYDEVYKDVKAIKKAGVVEHPYPLVLTAEEKASTGLIWTAYTMNDIVFNEDGTLNEASVKDALNFYNKLIKEDLIDPADKTTDGKKTYARLTDGTASFLTGPTSYISNVQNPEKSKVVGEVISILMPGKTGNAKHTMALPEALGITKFSKNKEAARKFIDWYTSAEIQEKLNEELGNLPTRNSVLEKLVNEGKITNAGAMIEQAKLIASPFPNGVPVYYNEMSNAIYNAVNGMALGNLSVDEAFTQMDKKIKELIEENK from the coding sequence ATGAAAAAGAAATTTCTAAGAACAACAGGAATCGCAGTTTTGTCAGCTATGGTACTCTGTGCCTGTGGTAGTGGTAAGACCACTTCAAGTGTAAAAAGCACTTCTACAGCTAAGGAGACTAGCGCTCAGGCGTCAAGTGCGAAGGCTTCAAGTGCCAAGAGCCAGAGTACCTCTAATACCTCAAACAGCAATAGTGAGCCTCTTAATGTTATGGTTCCCGAATGGGCTGTTCCATCAGATAGCTTGTTAAAGGAGTTCACTGATAGCACCGGTATAACAGTAAACATCAACAAGGTTGACTGGGATGCAATAAGAGACAAGATTTCAATTGCAGCAAGCGGTGGAGAAGCAAGTGCTGATGTTGTTGAAGTAGACTGGTCTTGGGTAGGAGAATTTGGTGCTGCTGACTGGCTCGAGCCACTTGAGGTGGATGATGCATTGAAGGCAGATATGCCGACAATATCAACATTTTCTTTAGGTGATAAGGTACTTGCTATGCCTTACTCTAATGACTATAGAATCGCTTATTACAATACAAAGCAATTTGAAAAAGCAGGAATAAAATCCGCTCCAAAGACCTATGATGAGGTATATAAGGATGTTAAAGCCATAAAGAAAGCGGGAGTAGTAGAACACCCTTATCCGCTTGTTCTTACAGCGGAAGAAAAGGCAAGTACAGGGCTTATCTGGACTGCTTACACTATGAATGACATAGTATTTAATGAGGATGGTACCTTGAATGAGGCCTCCGTAAAGGATGCGCTTAATTTTTATAACAAGCTTATAAAAGAAGACCTTATTGATCCTGCAGACAAGACCACTGACGGCAAGAAGACCTATGCAAGGCTTACAGATGGAACTGCAAGCTTCTTAACCGGTCCTACATCTTATATCTCTAACGTTCAGAATCCTGAAAAGAGTAAGGTTGTAGGAGAGGTTATATCAATTTTAATGCCTGGTAAAACAGGAAATGCAAAGCATACTATGGCACTTCCTGAGGCACTTGGAATAACTAAGTTTTCAAAGAATAAAGAAGCTGCAAGAAAGTTTATTGACTGGTACACATCAGCAGAAATTCAGGAAAAGTTAAATGAAGAACTTGGCAATCTTCCTACCAGGAATTCAGTTCTTGAAAAGCTTGTAAATGAAGGTAAAATAACCAATGCAGGTGCAATGATTGAACAGGCTAAGCTTATTGCATCACCGTTCCCTAATGGTGTTCCTGTGTACTATAATGAGATGAGCAATGCTATATACAATGCAGTAAATGGCATGGCACTTGGTAATCTTAGTGTAGACGAGGCATTTACACAGATGGATAAAAAGATTAAGGAACTTATTGAAGAAAATAAATAG
- a CDS encoding carbohydrate ABC transporter permease, giving the protein MKREKFAYTLLAPMIIIMLVLVIYPIAATFSYSLKKWKLSKPNDIRFIGLKNYINILSSESFLQSVKNTLFILVAVVIITTIISILVALFLNIKVRFSGVLLAIAIVPWAIPPFVNALLWKFVFYSGYGFLNKLLLNLHLISTPISWLDNRYSLLFIVSIVVSYRLIPFMSLICLAGRQSISGTLIEAAKIDGAGRFMVFKKIITPLMLPFLAVGITQTSISAINVFDEIVALSGYSDLGKSMLIESYLITFNFLEFGKGSAYTYIIMVFAGILGFVYIKSLNREVEF; this is encoded by the coding sequence ATGAAAAGAGAAAAATTTGCTTACACTCTCTTAGCACCAATGATTATAATTATGCTTGTGCTTGTAATCTATCCTATTGCAGCGACATTTTCTTACAGTCTGAAAAAATGGAAGCTAAGTAAGCCAAATGACATCAGATTCATAGGGCTTAAGAACTATATCAATATTCTTAGTTCAGAATCATTTTTGCAGAGTGTAAAAAATACCTTATTCATACTTGTCGCAGTTGTGATAATTACTACGATAATATCCATTCTGGTAGCATTATTCCTAAACATTAAGGTGAGATTTTCAGGAGTTTTACTTGCGATAGCTATAGTACCTTGGGCTATTCCGCCTTTTGTAAATGCTCTATTGTGGAAGTTTGTATTTTATTCAGGTTATGGCTTTTTAAATAAACTTTTGCTTAATTTACATTTGATAAGCACACCTATCAGTTGGCTTGACAATCGCTACAGCTTGTTATTCATTGTTTCAATAGTTGTTTCATACAGGCTTATTCCATTTATGAGCCTTATCTGCCTTGCGGGCAGACAGTCTATATCAGGAACATTAATAGAAGCTGCCAAAATAGATGGTGCGGGTCGCTTCATGGTGTTTAAGAAGATAATAACACCTCTGATGCTGCCTTTCCTGGCCGTTGGTATAACTCAGACTTCGATAAGTGCAATTAACGTATTTGATGAAATAGTGGCTCTCAGCGGGTATTCAGACCTGGGTAAGAGTATGCTGATAGAAAGCTATTTGATTACATTTAACTTCTTGGAATTTGGAAAGGGAAGTGCATATACTTACATAATTATGGTATTTGCAGGAATTCTGGGCTTTGTATACATAAAAAGCCTTAATAGGGAGGTGGAATTCTAG
- a CDS encoding carbohydrate ABC transporter permease, which produces MKIINKILYSLALILFLVFYAGPFIWTFIISVTPDSLVLGKSLSFLPEETTLKNYKTLFDVASSQGALLLSGIKNSAYASLVTIIICIPMALLSAFALGRFKFIGKDIVKNSLLVTMAIPVMATIIPIYKMFMQLKLLNNVYTLSLVYVTSYLPVIVWLISNYFASIPKDLDEAAKVDGCSKMGTFIRVIIPTSYPIIASAVLIIFLSTWSQFQIPLILASNSNTKPIAIVTSEFITKDTVDYGMTAAAGILALIPPALFALIFKKFLVSGMMKGAVKG; this is translated from the coding sequence GTGAAAATAATTAACAAAATTCTGTACAGTCTGGCTCTGATTTTGTTTTTAGTATTTTATGCCGGTCCGTTTATATGGACATTTATTATCTCGGTTACGCCCGATTCATTGGTGCTGGGAAAGAGCCTCTCTTTTTTGCCTGAAGAAACTACCCTTAAGAACTACAAGACTTTATTTGATGTAGCCTCAAGTCAGGGAGCTCTTTTATTGTCAGGAATAAAAAACTCTGCCTATGCAAGTCTGGTAACTATAATCATTTGTATTCCAATGGCCTTGCTGTCTGCCTTTGCACTAGGCCGTTTCAAGTTTATCGGTAAGGATATTGTCAAAAACAGTTTGCTTGTAACAATGGCAATACCTGTAATGGCGACGATAATACCAATCTATAAAATGTTTATGCAGCTTAAGCTCTTAAACAATGTATATACGCTTAGTTTGGTTTATGTGACCTCTTATCTTCCTGTGATAGTATGGCTGATTTCAAATTATTTTGCCAGCATACCAAAGGATTTGGATGAAGCAGCAAAGGTTGACGGATGCAGCAAAATGGGTACATTTATAAGGGTGATAATCCCGACATCTTATCCAATCATAGCATCTGCAGTGCTTATTATATTTTTAAGCACCTGGAGTCAGTTTCAAATACCTCTTATTCTAGCATCAAACAGTAATACTAAGCCTATAGCAATAGTAACCTCCGAGTTTATAACTAAAGACACTGTAGACTATGGTATGACAGCTGCTGCAGGTATACTGGCCCTCATACCCCCTGCGCTATTTGCACTGATATTTAAGAAATTTCTTGTATCAGGTATGATGAAGGGGGCGGTAAAGGGGTAA
- a CDS encoding arsenate reductase family protein — protein MLFIYYPKCSTCIKAKKWLDEEGVKYTERHIVEENPSFDELKEWWEKSGLPLKKFFNTSGMLYKEMQLKDKLPGMSEEEQLRLLSTNGMLVKRPIVVCGKTVLVGFKEAEWSEKLVK, from the coding sequence ATGTTATTCATATACTATCCAAAGTGTTCTACCTGTATAAAAGCCAAGAAATGGCTTGATGAGGAGGGAGTAAAATACACTGAGCGCCACATTGTGGAGGAGAATCCATCATTTGATGAGCTTAAGGAGTGGTGGGAGAAAAGCGGCCTTCCTCTTAAGAAGTTCTTCAACACCAGTGGAATGCTTTATAAGGAAATGCAGTTAAAGGACAAACTTCCAGGGATGAGTGAAGAGGAACAGCTTAGGCTCCTTTCTACAAACGGAATGCTTGTTAAGCGACCTATAGTTGTTTGTGGAAAGACTGTGCTCGTAGGTTTTAAGGAAGCTGAATGGAGCGAGAAATTAGTTAAGTAA
- the ybaK gene encoding Cys-tRNA(Pro) deacylase: protein MPKHEEKTNVMRVLDSKKVKYTSHCYIDTPTTNGEEVAKILGQNPADVFKTLVTISKSGTNYVFVIPVAKELDLKKAAKAAGEKNIEMLKSKELLPLTGYVHGGCSPIGMKKPFKTFIDKSAAEREVIIFSAGKIGYQVELTLPELAKVIDYSLEDLTA, encoded by the coding sequence ATGCCAAAACACGAAGAAAAAACCAATGTAATGAGAGTATTGGATAGCAAGAAGGTAAAGTATACAAGCCACTGCTATATAGATACACCTACTACCAATGGTGAAGAGGTAGCTAAGATACTGGGACAAAATCCTGCTGATGTATTTAAAACTCTTGTAACCATATCCAAATCAGGGACAAACTACGTCTTTGTCATCCCTGTAGCTAAGGAGCTTGACCTTAAAAAGGCGGCAAAGGCAGCAGGGGAGAAAAACATTGAAATGCTTAAATCAAAGGAACTTCTGCCTTTAACAGGCTATGTGCACGGAGGCTGTTCTCCTATAGGCATGAAGAAGCCTTTCAAAACCTTTATAGATAAAAGCGCAGCTGAGAGAGAGGTAATTATCTTTAGTGCAGGGAAGATAGGTTATCAGGTAGAGCTTACGCTTCCTGAACTCGCCAAGGTTATAGACTATTCGCTTGAAGATTTAACTGCTTGA
- a CDS encoding GntR family transcriptional regulator gives MDNMDNSYELADSHSLRGRVFGRLREDILLGKYKDKEELKEVVIGKELGVSRTPVREALRQLELEGLVTIIPNKGAYVTGISDKDINDIFMIRSYLEGLCAAWACENITEEQLEEMEESVFLAEFHAEKEHFEQVVELDNKFHKILYHACGSRVLSKLLVDYHHYAQKVRKVNLSEEKRAKHSILEHKRIVEAIRNKNVKAAEEYAHDHIMESIKRMHDAEADVE, from the coding sequence ATGGACAATATGGACAATTCTTATGAACTGGCTGATAGTCATTCTTTAAGGGGCAGGGTTTTTGGAAGGCTCAGAGAGGACATTCTTCTTGGGAAGTACAAAGACAAGGAAGAACTTAAGGAAGTGGTTATAGGCAAGGAGTTAGGTGTGAGCAGGACTCCTGTCAGAGAGGCTCTAAGACAGCTTGAACTTGAGGGGCTGGTTACAATTATACCCAATAAAGGGGCTTATGTGACAGGGATTTCGGATAAGGATATCAATGATATATTTATGATAAGGTCTTATCTTGAAGGACTTTGTGCCGCCTGGGCTTGTGAGAATATAACCGAGGAACAGCTTGAGGAAATGGAAGAATCTGTGTTTTTAGCTGAATTTCATGCAGAAAAAGAACATTTTGAACAGGTGGTTGAATTAGACAATAAATTCCATAAAATACTCTACCATGCCTGTGGCAGTAGAGTTTTGTCAAAGCTTTTGGTGGACTACCATCACTATGCTCAAAAGGTAAGAAAGGTCAATCTTTCCGAGGAAAAGAGGGCCAAACATTCTATCCTGGAGCATAAGAGAATAGTTGAAGCCATAAGGAATAAAAATGTAAAGGCTGCTGAAGAATATGCACACGACCACATAATGGAGTCGATTAAAAGGATGCATGATGCAGAGGCAGATGTAGAATAA
- a CDS encoding LacI family DNA-binding transcriptional regulator, translating to MATIKQIADIVGVSSAAVSRVLNYDEKISVSDETREAIFAAAEKIGYKKRVIYPKIEDVALLYFTDNEDELEDVFYHKVKEEVLRQAKKMNIHMSVFDCKDGEIKFTQKLNAFVAVGWIDRNKINELYGYCKNGVFIGTSPDEKLFDAVRPNMDSFVTQIVDYFVGKGHKTIGFIGGSDRNIDTGKPSMDIREWSFRQSASYYKCLNEEYILISDKFTVDSGYRLGKKLLKLKVLPSAICIASDTLAVGVLQALNEKGVKVPEQIALFSINDVDIAKYLSPPLTTIHVDINCICETALDLLRNRVLGGSKVTKSVFVNGTPVFRKSC from the coding sequence ATGGCAACAATTAAGCAGATTGCTGACATTGTAGGAGTTTCAAGTGCAGCAGTATCTAGAGTGCTAAACTATGATGAAAAAATTTCGGTAAGTGACGAGACTAGAGAAGCAATTTTTGCGGCAGCAGAGAAAATTGGATATAAAAAAAGAGTAATATATCCTAAGATAGAAGATGTTGCTCTGTTATATTTTACAGATAATGAAGATGAGTTAGAAGATGTTTTTTATCATAAAGTAAAAGAAGAAGTTCTAAGGCAAGCTAAAAAAATGAATATACATATGAGTGTGTTTGATTGCAAAGATGGAGAGATAAAATTTACCCAAAAATTAAATGCATTTGTAGCAGTAGGATGGATTGACCGGAATAAAATAAATGAATTATATGGATATTGTAAAAATGGCGTCTTTATAGGCACTTCCCCTGATGAGAAGTTGTTTGATGCGGTAAGACCTAATATGGATTCGTTTGTAACGCAGATTGTCGATTACTTTGTGGGTAAAGGCCATAAGACTATAGGCTTTATAGGTGGGAGCGATAGGAATATTGATACAGGAAAACCTTCAATGGATATCAGAGAATGGTCTTTCAGACAAAGTGCATCGTATTACAAATGTTTGAATGAAGAATATATACTGATTTCAGATAAGTTTACTGTGGATTCGGGTTATAGACTAGGAAAAAAATTATTAAAATTAAAAGTATTACCTTCAGCTATCTGCATAGCCAGTGATACACTGGCTGTAGGGGTTTTGCAGGCACTTAATGAGAAGGGAGTAAAGGTGCCTGAACAAATTGCTTTGTTTAGTATCAATGATGTAGACATTGCAAAATATTTATCTCCTCCGCTAACGACAATACATGTTGATATTAATTGTATTTGTGAGACAGCGCTGGATTTATTAAGAAATAGGGTTCTGGGTGGGAGTAAAGTCACAAAGTCCGTATTTGTAAACGGAACCCCTGTATTTCGTAAAAGCTGTTAA
- a CDS encoding glycoside hydrolase family 53 protein, with translation MNIIKGVDVSMIKDLESHGASYRLNGKEEDLFKLLKQCGINMVRIRIWADPYDESGNSYGGGGNDLQTTIEIAKRAVKNGMEFLLDFHYSDFWADPGKQVKPKAWENLTGVALETAVYLHTVNTLKALRNEQLIPKMVQVGNEITNGLLWPDGHVNQIDTMVLLIKSGIRGVREECPNAKIVLHLDFGTDNKMYRKWFDNIGKYTVDFDVIGLSYYPHWNGGLRLLTENMNDISERYDKDVLIAETSIGYTTETFGCKGAVYNEEHEKLTGYPATQKGQEDFLRELFKTVRNVKDGRGIGVFYWEPAWIPINDCTWASNSGCKYMNEKVEPGNAMANMALFDDKGNANSALLNIQTM, from the coding sequence ATGAATATTATTAAAGGTGTAGATGTGTCGATGATTAAAGATTTGGAAAGTCATGGAGCATCATACAGATTAAACGGGAAAGAAGAAGACTTATTTAAACTTCTAAAACAGTGTGGGATTAATATGGTGCGAATACGAATATGGGCAGACCCATATGACGAGAGTGGCAATTCTTACGGAGGTGGTGGAAATGATCTTCAAACAACTATTGAAATCGCAAAAAGAGCCGTAAAAAATGGTATGGAATTTTTGCTGGATTTCCATTATAGCGATTTTTGGGCAGATCCAGGCAAGCAGGTAAAACCAAAAGCATGGGAAAATTTAACCGGCGTAGCACTTGAAACAGCGGTATACTTACATACTGTAAATACATTAAAGGCATTAAGAAACGAACAACTTATTCCTAAGATGGTGCAGGTAGGAAATGAGATTACAAATGGTTTGTTGTGGCCTGATGGACATGTAAATCAAATAGACACCATGGTACTTCTCATAAAGTCAGGAATTAGAGGAGTTAGGGAAGAATGTCCAAATGCTAAAATTGTTCTTCATCTAGATTTTGGTACAGATAATAAAATGTATAGAAAGTGGTTCGACAACATAGGGAAATATACGGTTGATTTTGATGTTATAGGCTTGTCATATTATCCACATTGGAATGGCGGACTAAGACTTTTAACTGAGAATATGAATGATATTAGTGAAAGATATGACAAAGATGTACTTATAGCTGAGACATCAATTGGATATACGACTGAGACTTTTGGATGTAAAGGTGCGGTATATAATGAAGAACATGAGAAACTTACCGGATATCCAGCAACTCAAAAAGGCCAGGAAGACTTTCTAAGAGAACTTTTCAAGACTGTTAGAAATGTGAAAGATGGAAGAGGAATCGGTGTTTTTTATTGGGAACCTGCTTGGATACCAATTAATGATTGCACGTGGGCAAGTAATAGTGGATGCAAATATATGAACGAAAAGGTAGAACCTGGTAACGCAATGGCTAATATGGCATTATTTGATGATAAAGGGAATGCTAATAGTGCTTTATTAAATATACAAACAATGTAA
- a CDS encoding sugar ABC transporter substrate-binding protein produces MKKRIIISAMSLMIAIGSLVGCNYAKKEDAKLTIWTNMEVEAKTIQKYANEWGSKNGYKVEVTHQSPSVQQFAQAVKSKDGPDAVVGIPNDQLADYVNADLADEVSNDLFKESDFSEAAVKASYVAGKKYALPLSVETTALFYNTDLVSKVPSTWEELVEQASKKGGVQFDATSIYYDLGFVRACGGYIFNYKGGAYDVSDIGLANDGAIKAYEFINDLKNKYNLVSGDITADIARSNFQNGKCAYYIGGPWDIDGFKSAGTHFAISEMPTFNGKPFVTPVGTQVSFVSKVSKNKEKAWEFIKYLVDNGASEMYTVGNRIPAKISEQGIDKIKEDKYAKVFATQINNGEPMPTVSEMGQLWEIHTNNIRSMWSGEQTASQAANNIVKQLKEAIELMNSGK; encoded by the coding sequence ATGAAAAAGAGAATAATAATTTCAGCAATGTCATTAATGATTGCGATTGGAAGTCTTGTAGGATGTAACTATGCTAAAAAAGAAGATGCTAAGCTTACGATTTGGACAAATATGGAGGTAGAAGCAAAAACAATTCAAAAATATGCAAATGAATGGGGAAGTAAAAATGGATATAAGGTAGAAGTTACTCATCAGTCCCCTTCAGTACAACAGTTTGCTCAAGCAGTGAAAAGTAAAGATGGTCCTGATGCAGTGGTTGGCATACCAAATGATCAGCTTGCTGATTATGTTAATGCGGATTTAGCGGATGAAGTATCAAACGATTTATTTAAAGAGAGTGATTTTTCAGAAGCAGCAGTAAAAGCCAGCTATGTTGCCGGGAAAAAATATGCACTTCCACTTTCAGTAGAAACAACAGCCTTATTTTATAATACTGATTTAGTATCTAAGGTTCCATCTACTTGGGAAGAGCTTGTAGAACAGGCTAGTAAAAAAGGTGGTGTACAGTTTGACGCTACCAGTATTTACTACGATTTAGGATTTGTGAGGGCTTGTGGGGGATATATTTTTAATTATAAAGGTGGAGCGTATGATGTTTCTGATATCGGCTTAGCAAATGATGGAGCAATAAAGGCATATGAGTTTATAAATGACCTTAAGAATAAATATAATCTTGTAAGTGGAGATATAACTGCAGATATTGCAAGAAGTAATTTCCAGAATGGTAAATGTGCTTATTATATAGGTGGACCTTGGGATATAGATGGATTCAAATCAGCTGGAACACATTTTGCTATTTCTGAAATGCCTACATTTAATGGAAAACCTTTTGTAACACCTGTAGGAACTCAAGTAAGTTTTGTTAGCAAAGTCAGCAAAAATAAAGAGAAGGCTTGGGAATTTATCAAATATTTAGTTGATAATGGGGCTTCAGAAATGTATACAGTGGGGAATAGAATACCTGCAAAAATATCTGAACAGGGAATAGACAAGATTAAAGAAGATAAATACGCCAAGGTATTTGCGACGCAGATTAACAATGGAGAACCTATGCCTACAGTATCAGAAATGGGTCAGCTTTGGGAAATCCATACAAATAATATAAGGTCAATGTGGTCAGGAGAACAGACTGCTTCTCAAGCAGCAAATAATATTGTTAAACAGCTTAAAGAAGCTATTGAATTAATGAATTCAGGAAAGTAG